One Lutra lutra chromosome 7, mLutLut1.2, whole genome shotgun sequence DNA window includes the following coding sequences:
- the GMPR2 gene encoding GMP reductase 2 isoform X2, whose protein sequence is MPHIDSDIKLDFKDVLLRPKRSTLKSRSEVDLTRSFSFRNSKQMYTGIPIIAANMDTVGTFEMAKVLCKFSLFTAIHKHYSLQQWKEFASQNPECLEHLAASSGTGSSDFEQLEQILEAIPQVKYICLDVANGYSEHFVEFVKDVRKRFPEHTIMAGNVVTGEMVEELILSGADIIKVGIGPGSVCTTRKKTGVGYPQLSAVMECADAAHGLKGHIISDGGCSCPGDVAKAFGAGADFVMLGGMLAGHSESGGELIERDGRKYKLFYGMSSEMAMKKYAGGVAEYRASEGKTVAVPFKGDVEHTVRDILGGLRSTCTYVGAAKLKELSRRTTFIRVTQQVNPIFNDES, encoded by the exons ATGCCTCACATCGACAGTGACATCAAACTGGACTTCAAAGATGTTTTGTTGAGGCCCAAACGCAGTACCCTTAAGTCTCGAAGTGAG GTAGATCTCACAAGATCCTTTTCATTTCGGAACTCAAAGCAGATGTACACTGGGATCCCCATCATTGCTGCCAATATGGATACTGTGGGCACCTTTGAGATGGCCAAGGTTCTCTGTAAG ttCTCCCTCTTCACAGCTATCCATAAACATTACAGCCTCCAGCAGTGGAAAGAGTTTGCTAGCCAGAATCCCGAGTGTCTTGAG CATCTGGCGGCAAGCTCAGGCACAGGCTCTTCGGACTTTGAACAGCTGGAACAGATCCTGGAAGCTATTCCCCAGGTGAAATATATATGCCTGGACGTGGCAAACGGCTACTCAGAACACTTTGTTGAGTTTGTAAAGGATGTGCGGAAGCGCTTCCCTGAGCACACCATTATG GCAGGGAATGTGGTAACAGGAGAGATGGTGGAAGAGCTGATCCTCTCTGGGGCTGACATCATCAAAGTGGGAATTGGCCCAG GCTCCGTGTGCACCACCCGCAAGAAAACTGGAGTGGGGTATCCACAGCTCAGTGCCGTGATGGAGTGTGCAGACGCTGCTCATGGCCTCAAAGGCCACATCATCTCA GATGGAGGCTGCAGCTGTCCTGGGGATGTGGCCAAGGCTTTCG GGGCAGGAGCTGACTTTGTGATGCTGGGTGGCATGCTGGCGGGGCACAGTGAGTCAGGCGGTGAGCTCATCGAGAGGGACGGCAGGAAGTACAAGCTCTTCTATGGGATGAGTTCTGAAATGGCCATGAAGAAGTATGCCGGGGGCGTGGCTGAGTACAG GGCCTCAGAGGGAAAGACGGTGGCGGTCCCCTTTAAAGGGGACGTGGAACATACCGTCCGAGACATCCTTGGAGGCCTCCGCTCCACATGCACCTACGTGGGAGCAGCTAAACTGAAGGAATTGAGCCGGAGAACCACCTTCATCCGGGTCACCCAACAGGTGAATCCAATCTTCAATGATGAGAGCTAG
- the GMPR2 gene encoding GMP reductase 2 isoform X1, producing the protein MPHIDSDIKLDFKDVLLRPKRSTLKSRSEVDLTRSFSFRNSKQMYTGIPIIAANMDTVGTFEMAKVLCKFSLFTAIHKHYSLQQWKEFASQNPECLEHLAASSGTGSSDFEQLEQILEAIPQVKYICLDVANGYSEHFVEFVKDVRKRFPEHTIMAGNVVTGEMVEELILSGADIIKVGIGPGKLLYWEPRATAPVAHAPGALHCSRDVTFFSGSVCTTRKKTGVGYPQLSAVMECADAAHGLKGHIISDGGCSCPGDVAKAFGAGADFVMLGGMLAGHSESGGELIERDGRKYKLFYGMSSEMAMKKYAGGVAEYRASEGKTVAVPFKGDVEHTVRDILGGLRSTCTYVGAAKLKELSRRTTFIRVTQQVNPIFNDES; encoded by the exons ATGCCTCACATCGACAGTGACATCAAACTGGACTTCAAAGATGTTTTGTTGAGGCCCAAACGCAGTACCCTTAAGTCTCGAAGTGAG GTAGATCTCACAAGATCCTTTTCATTTCGGAACTCAAAGCAGATGTACACTGGGATCCCCATCATTGCTGCCAATATGGATACTGTGGGCACCTTTGAGATGGCCAAGGTTCTCTGTAAG ttCTCCCTCTTCACAGCTATCCATAAACATTACAGCCTCCAGCAGTGGAAAGAGTTTGCTAGCCAGAATCCCGAGTGTCTTGAG CATCTGGCGGCAAGCTCAGGCACAGGCTCTTCGGACTTTGAACAGCTGGAACAGATCCTGGAAGCTATTCCCCAGGTGAAATATATATGCCTGGACGTGGCAAACGGCTACTCAGAACACTTTGTTGAGTTTGTAAAGGATGTGCGGAAGCGCTTCCCTGAGCACACCATTATG GCAGGGAATGTGGTAACAGGAGAGATGGTGGAAGAGCTGATCCTCTCTGGGGCTGACATCATCAAAGTGGGAATTGGCCCAGGTAAGCTGCTTTACTGGGAGCCTCGGGCTACTGCTCCAGTGGCACACGCCCCGGGAGCACTTCACTGTTCCCGTGATGTGACGTTCTTCTCAGGCTCCGTGTGCACCACCCGCAAGAAAACTGGAGTGGGGTATCCACAGCTCAGTGCCGTGATGGAGTGTGCAGACGCTGCTCATGGCCTCAAAGGCCACATCATCTCA GATGGAGGCTGCAGCTGTCCTGGGGATGTGGCCAAGGCTTTCG GGGCAGGAGCTGACTTTGTGATGCTGGGTGGCATGCTGGCGGGGCACAGTGAGTCAGGCGGTGAGCTCATCGAGAGGGACGGCAGGAAGTACAAGCTCTTCTATGGGATGAGTTCTGAAATGGCCATGAAGAAGTATGCCGGGGGCGTGGCTGAGTACAG GGCCTCAGAGGGAAAGACGGTGGCGGTCCCCTTTAAAGGGGACGTGGAACATACCGTCCGAGACATCCTTGGAGGCCTCCGCTCCACATGCACCTACGTGGGAGCAGCTAAACTGAAGGAATTGAGCCGGAGAACCACCTTCATCCGGGTCACCCAACAGGTGAATCCAATCTTCAATGATGAGAGCTAG